A DNA window from Pseudomonas tohonis contains the following coding sequences:
- a CDS encoding DOPA 4,5-dioxygenase family protein — protein MQAASQPRIKGFHAHVYYDAESFEQARQLCEEAARRFPLKMGRLHREPVGPHPDWSCQLAFRPELFGELVPWLALNRAGLNVLVHPITGSDLRDHRDYPLWMGEVRPLDLSDLRDGEIEYQL, from the coding sequence ATGCAGGCCGCATCCCAACCCCGCATCAAGGGCTTCCACGCCCATGTCTACTACGACGCCGAAAGCTTCGAGCAGGCGCGCCAACTTTGCGAAGAGGCCGCGCGCCGTTTTCCCCTGAAGATGGGCCGCCTGCACCGCGAGCCGGTCGGCCCACACCCGGACTGGAGCTGCCAGCTGGCCTTCCGCCCCGAGCTGTTCGGCGAGCTGGTCCCCTGGCTCGCCCTCAACCGCGCGGGCCTCAACGTGCTGGTGCATCCCATCACCGGTAGCGACCTGCGTGACCACCGCGACTACCCGTTGTGGATGGGCGAGGTGCGGCCGCTGGACCTTTCCGACCTGCGCGACGGCGAGATCGAATACCAGCTGTAG
- a CDS encoding carboxylate/amino acid/amine transporter: MRYLLVVTLLWAFSFSLIGEYLAGRVDSDFAVLARVLIAALVFLPFTRWRGLPARLLAGFWLAGALQFGITYLCLYRSFAVLTVPEVLLFTVVTPIYVTLLDDALARRFSPWALLAALVAVGGGVIIRFDRLEGDYLLGFILLQVANATFAAGQVLCRRLLVRHPVEQPLHRFFGHFFLGALLLALPSFLLFGNPERLPQTSVQWGVLVWMGLFATALGMFWWVKGSTTVSAGTLAVMNELHVPAGLVVNLLIWNRDADLPRLALGGAVILASLWISRLGRRKV, encoded by the coding sequence ATGCGCTACCTGCTCGTCGTCACCCTGCTCTGGGCCTTTTCCTTCAGCCTCATAGGCGAGTACCTGGCCGGGCGGGTGGACAGCGATTTCGCCGTGCTGGCGCGGGTGCTGATCGCCGCCCTGGTGTTCCTCCCCTTCACCCGCTGGCGCGGCTTGCCGGCAAGGCTGCTGGCGGGGTTCTGGCTGGCCGGGGCGCTGCAGTTCGGCATCACCTACCTGTGCCTGTACCGCAGCTTCGCCGTGCTCACGGTGCCGGAGGTGCTGTTGTTCACCGTGGTCACGCCCATCTACGTGACCCTGCTGGACGATGCCCTCGCCCGGCGCTTCAGCCCCTGGGCGCTGCTGGCCGCACTGGTGGCGGTGGGCGGCGGGGTGATCATCCGCTTCGATCGCCTGGAGGGTGACTACCTGCTCGGCTTCATCCTCCTGCAGGTGGCCAACGCCACCTTCGCCGCCGGCCAGGTGCTGTGCCGCCGCCTGCTGGTGCGTCACCCGGTGGAGCAGCCGCTGCACCGCTTCTTCGGCCACTTCTTCCTCGGCGCATTGCTGCTGGCGCTGCCCTCCTTCCTGCTCTTCGGCAACCCCGAACGCCTACCGCAAACGTCGGTGCAATGGGGCGTGCTGGTGTGGATGGGCCTGTTCGCCACGGCCCTGGGCATGTTCTGGTGGGTGAAGGGCAGCACCACCGTGAGCGCCGGCACCCTGGCGGTGATGAACGAACTCCACGTCCCCGCCGGCCTGGTGGTCAACCTGCTGATCTGGAACCGCGACGCCGATCTCCCCCGCCTCGCCCTGGGCGGCGCGGTGATCCTCGCCTCCCTGTGGATAAGCCGCTTGGGCCGGCGCAAGGTCTAA
- the trpA gene encoding tryptophan synthase subunit alpha translates to MSRLQTRFAELKQQNRAALVTFVTAGDPGYDASLAILKGLPDAGADVIELGMPFTDPMADGPSIQLANIRALAAKQNLVKTLQLVREFREGNQNTPLVLMGYFNPIHHYGVERFIGDAREAGVDGLIVVDLPPEHNEDLCLPAQAAGIDFIRLTTPTTDDKRLPTVLEGSSGFVYYVSVAGVTGAGSATLEHVQDAVARLRRHTDLPVAIGFGIRTAEHAASIARLADGVVVGSALVDQIAKAETAEQAVDGVLTLCRSLADGVRGARA, encoded by the coding sequence ATGAGCCGCTTGCAGACCCGCTTTGCCGAACTGAAACAGCAGAACCGCGCCGCCCTGGTGACCTTCGTCACCGCCGGCGACCCGGGCTACGACGCCTCCCTGGCGATCCTCAAGGGCCTGCCGGACGCCGGTGCCGACGTGATCGAGCTGGGCATGCCCTTCACCGACCCGATGGCCGACGGTCCGTCGATCCAGCTGGCCAACATCCGCGCCCTGGCGGCCAAGCAGAACCTGGTGAAAACCCTGCAGCTGGTCCGCGAGTTCCGCGAAGGCAACCAGAACACCCCGCTGGTGCTGATGGGCTACTTCAACCCCATCCACCACTACGGCGTCGAGCGCTTCATCGGGGATGCCCGGGAAGCCGGCGTGGACGGCCTGATCGTCGTCGACCTGCCTCCGGAACATAACGAAGACCTCTGCCTCCCGGCCCAGGCCGCGGGCATCGACTTCATCCGCCTGACCACTCCGACCACCGACGACAAACGCCTGCCCACCGTGCTCGAGGGCAGCTCCGGCTTCGTCTACTACGTCTCCGTGGCCGGCGTCACCGGTGCCGGCTCCGCCACCCTGGAGCACGTGCAGGACGCGGTGGCCCGCCTGCGTCGCCATACCGACCTGCCGGTGGCCATCGGCTTCGGCATCCGCACCGCGGAACACGCCGCCAGCATCGCCCGCCTCGCCGACGGCGTGGTGGTGGGCTCCGCCCTGGTCGACCAGATCGCCAAGGCCGAGACCGCCGAACAGGCCGTCGACGGCGTCCTCACCCTCTGCAGATCCTTGGCCGACGGCGTGCGCGGCGCACGCGCCTGA
- the trpB gene encoding tryptophan synthase subunit beta: MTSLRTGPDAKGLFGSFGGQYVAETLMPLIHDLAREYEAAKDDPEFLKELAYFQRDYVGRPSPLYFAERLTEHCGGAKIYLKREELNHTGAHKINNCIGQILLAKRMGKKRIIAETGAGMHGVATATVAARFGMECVIFMGTTDIDRQQANVFRMKLLGATVIPVTAGTGTLKDAMNEALRDWVTNVHNTFYLIGTVAGPHPYPAMVRDFQAVIGKETREQLAEKEGRLPDSLVACIGGGSNAMGLFHPFLDDQSVAIIGVEAAGHGIETGKHAASLNGGIPGVLHGNRTFLLQDEDGQIIDAHSISAGLDYPGIGPEHAWLHDIGRVEYTSITDDEALDAFHQCCRLEGIIPALESSHALAEVFKRAPNLPKDHIMVVNLSGRGDKDMQTVMHHMQQEPQA, translated from the coding sequence ATGACTTCACTGCGCACCGGCCCCGACGCCAAGGGCCTGTTCGGCTCCTTCGGCGGCCAATACGTCGCCGAAACCCTGATGCCGCTGATCCACGACCTGGCCCGCGAGTACGAAGCCGCCAAGGACGACCCGGAATTCCTCAAGGAACTGGCCTACTTCCAGCGCGACTACGTCGGCCGCCCGAGCCCGCTGTACTTCGCCGAGCGCCTCACCGAGCACTGCGGCGGCGCGAAGATCTACCTCAAGCGCGAAGAGCTGAACCACACCGGCGCGCACAAGATCAACAACTGCATCGGCCAGATCCTGCTGGCCAAGCGGATGGGCAAGAAGCGCATCATCGCCGAGACCGGCGCCGGCATGCACGGCGTGGCCACGGCCACCGTGGCCGCGCGCTTCGGCATGGAATGCGTGATCTTCATGGGCACCACGGACATCGATCGCCAGCAGGCCAACGTGTTCCGCATGAAGCTCCTCGGCGCCACCGTGATCCCGGTCACCGCCGGCACCGGCACCCTCAAGGACGCTATGAACGAAGCGCTGCGCGACTGGGTGACCAACGTCCACAACACCTTCTACCTGATCGGCACTGTCGCCGGGCCGCACCCGTACCCGGCCATGGTCCGCGACTTCCAGGCGGTGATCGGCAAGGAAACCCGCGAGCAGCTGGCCGAGAAGGAAGGGCGCCTGCCCGACTCCCTGGTCGCCTGCATCGGCGGCGGCTCCAACGCCATGGGCCTGTTCCACCCCTTCCTCGATGACCAGAGCGTGGCGATCATCGGCGTCGAGGCGGCCGGCCACGGCATCGAGACCGGCAAGCACGCCGCCAGCCTCAACGGCGGCATCCCCGGCGTGCTGCACGGCAACCGCACCTTCCTGCTGCAGGACGAAGACGGCCAGATCATCGACGCCCACTCCATCTCCGCCGGCCTGGACTATCCCGGCATCGGCCCGGAACACGCCTGGCTGCACGACATCGGCCGCGTCGAGTACACCTCCATCACCGACGACGAAGCCCTGGACGCCTTCCACCAGTGCTGCCGCCTCGAAGGCATCATCCCCGCCCTGGAGAGCTCCCACGCCCTTGCCGAAGTGTTCAAGCGCGCGCCGAACCTGCCGAAGGACCACATCATGGTGGTCAACCTCTCCGGCCGTGGCGACAAGGACATGCAGACCGTGATGCACCACATGCAACAGGAGCCCCAGGCATGA
- a CDS encoding LysR family transcriptional regulator, whose translation MSRDLPPLNALKAFESAARLLSVSRAAEELHVTHGAVSRQVRALEDQLGVALLAKDGRGIKLTDAGQRLAEAAGDAFERLRGVCADLRRQEEDRPFVLGCPGSLLARWFIPRLDRLDRELPELRLQLSSSQGELDPRSPQLDATLLFAEPPWPADMQVFELAGERIGPVLSPRYAGFAELEQAPPQRLLQRPLLHTASRPQAWPQWARAEGLDEGGLQLGQGFEHLYYLLEAAVAGLGVAIAPQQLVADDLAAGRLVAPWGFVDTPARLALWVPLGRQGPRAERLAQWLRQAFVQPG comes from the coding sequence ATGAGCCGAGACCTCCCTCCCCTGAATGCCCTGAAGGCCTTCGAAAGCGCCGCCCGCCTGCTCAGCGTAAGCCGAGCGGCAGAGGAGCTGCATGTCACACACGGCGCAGTGAGCCGGCAGGTGCGTGCGTTGGAGGATCAGCTGGGCGTGGCCCTGCTGGCCAAGGACGGGCGTGGCATAAAACTCACGGATGCCGGCCAGCGCCTGGCCGAGGCGGCGGGGGATGCCTTCGAGCGCCTGCGCGGCGTCTGCGCCGACCTGCGGCGCCAGGAAGAGGACCGTCCCTTCGTCCTCGGTTGCCCCGGCAGCCTGTTGGCGCGCTGGTTCATCCCGCGCCTGGACCGCCTCGACCGCGAGCTGCCGGAGCTGCGCCTGCAGCTGTCCAGCAGCCAGGGCGAGCTGGACCCGCGCAGCCCGCAGCTGGACGCCACCCTGCTCTTCGCCGAACCGCCCTGGCCGGCGGACATGCAGGTGTTCGAGCTGGCCGGCGAACGCATCGGCCCGGTGTTGAGCCCGCGCTACGCCGGGTTCGCGGAGCTGGAGCAGGCACCGCCGCAGCGCCTGTTGCAACGCCCGCTGCTGCACACGGCGTCACGCCCCCAGGCCTGGCCGCAATGGGCCCGGGCCGAAGGGCTGGACGAGGGGGGGTTGCAGCTGGGCCAGGGCTTCGAGCACCTGTACTACCTGCTGGAGGCGGCGGTGGCCGGCCTGGGCGTGGCCATCGCGCCGCAGCAACTGGTGGCCGACGACCTGGCCGCCGGCCGCCTGGTGGCGCCCTGGGGGTTCGTCGACACCCCGGCGCGGCTGGCGCTGTGGGTGCCGCTCGGGCGACAGGGCCCACGTGCCGAGCGCCTGGCGCAGTGGCTGCGCCAGGCTTTTGTCCAGCCTGGCTGA
- a CDS encoding DUF883 domain-containing protein produces the protein MALFMSRKKSTLQGIEQEIEQLRSGIERIKNVVEAESQHSLDAIQSGALHTLSRSRDLAGQAWERTAKAGIATRDYSREHPLATAGMAAGAVGVVALATYMLRQRS, from the coding sequence ATGGCTCTCTTCATGTCTCGCAAGAAATCCACCCTGCAGGGCATCGAGCAGGAAATCGAACAACTGCGCAGCGGTATCGAACGCATCAAGAACGTGGTGGAGGCCGAGTCGCAGCACTCGCTCGACGCCATCCAGAGCGGCGCCCTGCATACCCTGAGCCGCTCTCGCGACCTCGCCGGCCAGGCCTGGGAGCGCACCGCCAAGGCCGGTATCGCCACCCGCGACTACAGCCGCGAGCACCCGCTGGCCACCGCCGGAATGGCAGCGGGCGCCGTGGGCGTGGTGGCACTGGCCACCTACATGCTGCGCCAGCGGAGCTGA
- a CDS encoding dodecin, whose translation MSDHHTYKKIEIVGSSRNSIDEAINNALAEAAKSIRNLDWFEVVETRGHIENGKVGHYQVTLKVGFRLSDS comes from the coding sequence ATGTCGGATCATCACACCTACAAGAAGATCGAGATCGTCGGCTCCTCCCGCAACAGCATCGACGAGGCGATCAACAACGCCCTGGCCGAGGCGGCCAAGTCCATCCGCAATCTCGACTGGTTCGAGGTGGTGGAGACCCGGGGGCACATCGAGAACGGCAAGGTCGGCCACTACCAGGTCACCTTGAAGGTCGGCTTCCGACTCAGCGATAGCTGA
- a CDS encoding DUF1161 domain-containing protein, translating into MKKLLLAIGLFTLAGSAFAAAKPCEELKSEIDAKIKANGATSYTLEIVDKGSATDKKVVGSCEAGSKEIVYQRN; encoded by the coding sequence ATGAAGAAACTGTTGTTGGCCATTGGCCTGTTCACCCTTGCCGGCTCGGCCTTCGCCGCCGCCAAGCCCTGTGAAGAGCTGAAGTCCGAGATCGACGCGAAGATCAAGGCGAACGGAGCGACCTCCTACACCCTTGAGATCGTCGACAAGGGCAGCGCGACCGACAAGAAGGTGGTCGGCAGCTGCGAAGCGGGCAGCAAGGAAATCGTCTACCAGCGCAATTGA